CCTTCATCCTATAGAGAGATCGTTCGTAATCCCCTTTGGTAGGCTGCTATGGCTGAGGAACTTATTGCTTTACATTAGACTCATACATGGGATTTGGTTTCACTACCGTATAAAAAACATGATATTGGTTCTCGTTGGGTCTacaagattaaaacaaaatcatatgGTTTCGTTGAGCGATACAAGGCTCGACTTGTTGCTAAAGGCTATTCTCAAGAGTATGGCATGGATTATGAGGAAACATTTGCTCATGTTGCGAAAATGACGACTGTTCGCACTTTGATTGTTGTTGCTTCGGTTTGCCAATGGAAAATCTCTCAAATGGATTTGAAGAATGTTTTCATGAATGGTGACCTTCATGAAGAGGTTTATATGACGCCTCCCCCGGGTGTTCCTCATCAGCTTGGTGAAGTTTAcaagcttcacaaagctctttatggtctcaaacaagttGAAAAATTCTCTATGGTGATCACTTCACTTGGTTTTCTTTTTAGTCACCATGATTCGGCTTTATTTATCAAGCGTACAATAGCAGGATGTATTTTTCTATccttgtatgttgatgatatgattattacAAGTGATGATCATGATGGTATTGAATAATTGAAGTCTTAGTTGGCACATTCTTTCGCTATGAAAGATTTAGGCATGCTACGTTATTTTTTGGGAATTGAGATAGCATATTCTCCAACAGGTTATCTCTTATCTCAATCAAAGTACATTACTGATTTGTTTGAGCATGCTCGACTAACTAACAACCAAATTGTTGATACACCCCTGAGAACAATGTTAAATATTCTCCGTCTGATGGCACTCCTTTGGAGGATTCTGGTCTTTATCGTACCATTGTTGGTAGCTTGGTTTATCTTACTGTAACTCGCCAAGAAATTGTGCATgtattgttggaattaaactaattccattaattaaatggaaatgatatttgggctaatgaaattcacaccaaattcaaatgtgaattaagtgtgaaattaatccaaataattcacatgaaattcaaatgtgaattaaagtgaaattaatccaaataaaattcacatgaaattcaaatgtgaattaaagtgaaattaatccaaatgaaattcacatgaaattcaaatgtaaattaaggtaaaatttcatccaaatgaaattcacatcaaattcattgtgaattaaatttgttaattgttacaattaacataaaatgtcttgaatgaggcaattaacaaatgatgttaattgccattgtaactacaaaatatttattgtaggatgtaacttgcaaagatgatgaaaaggcaagcaacgataaccgttggatgaatggatgatggattagcGACCGTtagattaaagaattgattatgagtttaattttcaactataaatatcccttcacaatgtattcctctccacacattatcttatcacttctctctctagaattccaaaGTTTTTCCTTGTTTTTGTGAGttttcttgtgagtgttcttgtgagcgttcttcgagtttcttgactcgatcatttctgtgcgaaacccggtgattgtaattcaggtacttttgtctagttctctgttgtagtggtttttctgtgctaaatcattgtaggttccgttgtaccctgggaagcatccaccgacgaaactctccagcacaaacgggagacggtgaaactgttttaagggaactgtgtttcacaggcctcggagcaaacgagaagacATTTTTTCATCTAATTACATAATCTATTGTATCTGTTGTATTATCCttttattgtattcatatattatttacgtgtaattttttATGAGATAATATTAACAACATGTATTTCATGTGGTTAGTTAGTTTGTCACTGTTACAGTTCATTGGTCTGTTGTTCTTCATATTCTTAGATATCTTCAGTTTACTCAATTTATAGTCTCATGTTTCATTCCACGTTCACATTGGAGTTGCGCGCCTACTCTGATGCGGATTGGGCTGGTGATCCCACGGACCGCAAGTCGACCACTAGATATCGTATTTTCCTCGGTGATTCGTTTATTTCGTGGAAGAGCAAGAAACAAGATGTCATCTCTCGGTCTTCTATAGAAGTTGAGTATCGTGGCATGGCCTTGACTACCTGTAAAATTGTTTGGTTATGTCGATTATTTACTGATATGGGTATTTCTCTTTCTCAACTTACTCCGCTACATTGCGATAATCAGAGTGCTATTTAGATTGCACGGAATACCATATTTCATGAGCGAACTAACATATTGAGATTGATTGTCATGTCACACGTCATCATCCATTGACTCACACCATCACTGTCATTTGTTCATTCCTCCTTGCAAATTgctaatatatttacaaaagcGCACTCAGTTTCACGCTTTTGTTTTCTGACTAACAAACTCTCAATGCTTATTGTTGTTGCATTGTGAGTTTGAGAGGGGATGTTagatatcttttttttattatctttattagtacttaagggtattttagtctattatcacttaagggtattttagtgTATTATAAtcactaactatataaattatttcattacattAAGTTTATTCATGTTTTGCTAATGAGAAACCCTAGATTCTatatttatcttatcaatttgaTTTGATCTTTTATATGGAGACACTCTTACCGATATCCTCTCATGATTTGTACAATGTTTTACTATTTTTACCATGTAGATGGTCAATTatcatttgacaaaaaaaattgacatttacTAACTACCGactaatgataattttttaactgtcgttcataatattttgtagagATTATTCTCAAACTTGTTTTTCGTTTCCGCTTATTTTACTCAAATACTCATCGTTTAAGAATTCAAATGAGATTGTTCTTGGAAGGATgctaaacaaattttataattgttggatcttatttattgaaaattttaatttttataaattgtttcctacaatttaatatatattttgtattaattttgtaagttttattttgtattattattaattgattttttatgtattaaataataattaatttcttataaaaaaattaagttatttttatttttaatttaataaaaaaaatataaatgacaatcTCTTAAACTACTTttatcacttaaattatttagtatatcaaaatattattaaacttattcTTAAAAATTCTATACAATATATCCTACACATATTTCACCATACAGATCCCTAAGTTTAAAATGTAATGAAAGTTTATTTGCTATCCTAAACTTTTGATATTCAGTCAAATACATTTATCATAAAATCCAATTCAACTGTAAagcacaaaatatttaaataaccaaagtcatttttctattaatcagttaaattttctaacaaaaatattaaaatacattttcaaaTCTTTTGTACcaataatccattttttcaaGTGGacaatttttgtattattagaatttaaaactTAGCTAGAATTGTTAAAGTAACTAGAATACACTTGTCTCTATATCAATGTAAGTGATGAAGTTCAGCCTTCTGAAAGATCAACAATATctaaacatgaacatcatcatcatgatGGGAAGTCTTGGACCCTTCATGGTAATTGCGTTTCCTATGTCTTCTGTGATATCTTCTGTGGTGGCTATGGCTTTCCCTTTTCACAGCTGAGCCTGAGACTGTCTCCTCCCCTATAGTAGCTCCCGGTAGTCCATAAATGCAATCTAGGACATTTACAAACGCAAAACCGATAGGATTATCCTACAAAAAGCAAAACCCAGTCTCAATTGATGACGACAGTACATAACCCTATTGGAAACACTTTTCTGGATCTAGGTTCGGAGGAGAAATCGTAgttaatttttttggaaaacactTTTATCTCATCTGAATGTTAACGTTTTTTTGTCCAAACTTAACCCTAATCCAGAGCAGTGTTTCCAAAATGGGAAGTATATTGTCATGATCCTCTTCTTCTTGATGACAATAATATTGCTAAtaagtgtgtgtgtgtgtgtgtgtgtgtgtttcAATCTCAATCTCATCTCAATTGCTAATTGTTCAAGCTCCTGGTTAAACCTAGATTGTTACTAAATAGCAAGCAACAAGAATGGTTGTTAAACAAGATAATGCTCATATATACTATAACAAGAACCTTGGATTGTTGATAATTCAAATGTTGTCTAAAAACTATACACTTATTGTATTTGTGATTATTTTTACACCAAATGAAGCAATAAAAATCACATTATAATATGGATCatcatctaaaaaataatctgataagaaaaaatcttatataaaaaagaaagtcACTTTCAATTTTCAATCTTATGATTTAGTGGGATcatgattgtgacaaaatatcaACTTTCAAATAGACTCGTTTCAGCAAGAATAACTCGTTTGTTCAGTTGATGACTCACTATCAATGGTCTTGGGGAAGAACATTCAGAGTGCTGAGTAAGTGGAAGAGTGAGATAAAAATATCATCATCTACTTAAGGTTTGCTAGAAACCCTACCGGTGTTAATGAGGTACTTGTTGCCCTTGTAAAGAATGAGACATGAGTACACAGTCACCTACCCAAAAGAAAGAGATTAATAGGAacatttgtttaattattagtgCAAGAGATGTGACAATTGAAAAACTGAAAACTAGACTGCTGGTGGTCAAAGGCTTCACTCAAACTTGTAGTCTCGACTATGGAGAATTTTTTCCGCAATCGTCAAGCTTAAAACTGGAAGGATTTTACTATCAATTGTTGTCAATTGTAACAAGTCACTATTTCAACTagatttaggccttgtttgaggaggggtattttggattttatctgggttttatccaaaaaacctttgtttaataaaaagtaggaaaaaactggtttttaaaatttgaaaactaatttgccctttgactttagaggatatgatgtaggtgagagaatgatggtttagagagagaggataaaattagagggtagttttggtatttaaatgataaaattatttgatttgatggttgataagatgtttgggttttgggataaaaactgggttttatcccaaaaaccctTTCATCAAACGAGACCTTAAAGTATCTATTTAGATTTAACCTTCATTTATCTAGATAAACTAAATTTATCTGTTGTATTTTATCTCTTGACTTATTCATTCAGAGTAGGTGTTAGTTAGCTAGAATGCATTTCTAAATGACTAGGTACAGGAAGAAGTGTATATGGAGTTACCCCATAATAGCTTACTCTAAAAAGTCCCTTTATAGCCTCAAACAATAACCAATGCATGGTTATACAAGTTTTCTAAATCAGCCAATAGTGTACAaaccataaataatttttttaatgtctaACAAAATTTAGAATCAAAACCTTTCAGTATCTAGAGTTTTCATAATCAAATCTAGATgcagaaacaaaaataaaaaatgttttcagATGGGGTCACAGAGTCAGCTAGACACGCCTTATTTATCAAGCATTCCACAAAAAAGAAAGATGTTATCTTGATTGTTTATGTGCAGAAGTAGCCCCATTTTTATCCAGATAGGTAACCTCCATTTATctagataaattaaaatttatctgTTATATTTATCTAATATCTCTCAACTTATTCATTGCCTACTCCCTACCAGCTTATAATATTATGTGTactttagaattaaaattttgaatctaaaactatttttattctcTCACATTCAGCAGCAATAAATTTGTATTGACGGTAAAATGACAATTGAATTTGCATAGGAAGGTATAGCCTTACAAAGATTTTCTTTGGTTGATCAGCAATTTCCTCTGCTTTGGGATCATCAAAACTGGAATCATGTGCTGCTGAAAATTGAGCGTCATCACTGATGTAGAAATTACGATAACGCCATCGCAGCTTTGGCTGACGTGAGGAAGAATCATCATACACCTTCTCCACATAAAAATGCTTGTTGATCAGCTGCATCAACCATGGATCATTTGTATGATTCTCCAAAATTCTGTTTCATGCGTTTGTGGTTTGGTTTTAGTATCATCTACAAATACATGCATGAACATTTCCAGAAAGAGCAAATACATAAATATACTAGTTTAAGAGCAACATTGctctttaacttttataaatatagcGAACAGACAAAATAATGACCTACATATGGCATAGTCAAGCTTAGTTCAAAAGATGGGTCTATTTGCTCCTCTTTACCAACATTTATATTAACTTTGTATAACAAAAGCCACTTTCTGGTCTATGTGGTACATTTGTCAATATTTCTAGTAAATTTATGAGTATATATTTGCTCATTCGAACAAAGTTCATGCATGcgtttgtttgaattttaaacaTGTAGATCAAACAATAATAAGAGAAATCGTTATCCAAGATTAAAAGGAAACCCCAAATAAGCCCACGAAAAAAAAGAGCAAATAAGTCCTTGTTCTTTTTAAAGAGCAAAGTTGCCTCAAATGGTCTGTCAGCCTTGGGTATTCGATAAAACCCACCAGACTATTGGCTGATTTGCTCTCTATTCTGAAAGTGTTTTGCTCATTAACTTGTACAACaacttatttcttttctttccaaAATTCTAGGGCTTATTTAGATgcttttttcttattaaaatatgttggaGATTGTTACATGTTTCCCATCAGCTGTTGAATTTTGCTACCATTCAAGGAGATTATGTCTTCAACACAAGAATCTACTGTCTTATGAAATTTCCATACACCTGTTGCTGCAGCAACACCTGCAATTATTTAAACAATCATTCGTCAAGACAATAATGTTGAACTCATCAATTTTTGAATGACACAAATGAACTTAAGGATAATAATCAAGAATGGGTCTTACATCATACAACTGATCCACTTAACATCAGTGATTCCAAATTAGATTTTATCACACCCATCCATATGCTCCACAGATATGAAACCTCCACAACAAAACCCCAGTTGTGAAGATCATATGTCCTACTTTTTACAATATTTGCTTAAAGGTTTTATGAATTGGGAGTTGAGTGTATTTTAGATGATGTCAAGGATATTTAGAAACTTGTATTTCGTCAAGATCTTTCTCAGTCATAATCACAATCAATATCCCATTGGAAATCGtcaagttaaaattgaaagttatattttttggtATAAGATTTCTTTTGTATCATGATTTAGATAACTATTTAGATCATGATCCAcattatagtgtaattttgtCGCTTCATTTAgcatacaaattattttctaccATCATATTCAAATTATACTGTACTTTGTTTCATTTGGTGTATAGATTATTTTCTGGATAAAATGAtctgattattttttatatcatgaaacaaattattttctagatcattgTGTTTTTCtgacaaacaaaaacaaaatatagatTTTCCCAAATCATGATCAACATGAAGAAATGGTATACCAAAACAGCCCAATTTGAAACATCGTTGTATTGAATAAAAGggaatgattttctttttctattttgtaTATGACGaaccaaataaattatatacgAATCACAGTAACCATTTAGAAACTACTCACTTCCTTTTGACAAGGATTCATTGCAGAGAAGCATGCTTTGATAACAAGagtcaacaataaaaataattataacaattataCTCACGAAACAAACCTAATATCATTTTACTCCAATGCATTTGACAATGTGGAGAAGTAAGAAAGAAAGATAAACACTACCTGCTACAACATTGATCCGAATTACCGCATTCAGCATCCCAGTAGCTGCCAACAAAGAGAAATGAAGTTTCTCGCTAGTAAAATAAGCATGATATTATTGGTAGAGATTGACACAGTATTGTAGTGGTTGAAAATAGTTTATACTTAACACATTCATCAAAAGACAACTAGAAAAAGGAACTTCTCATATGGAGTTCATAGGAAATGATGACAAACCAGTTTAGCTTGTTTCAACAAAGTGAAATATACCTATCCAAGACACAATTCCACCTGCACCACCGCCTATTATAAGATCCTTAAGACAATTTGCTTTGTAATTCATGAGTatgttggattcttgaccggtcagtGGCACCTGCAATTTAGGACTAGTCAGTTTGATTCGTAAATTTATACATACAACCATAGAACGAAAACAATTGGTTCAGAATCTAGAAACATAAACATTGTAAATATAGCCCCAGAAAGTTTGACGAGGATCCATTATTAACTAGTTTTATCTGGGGTTTATTGCAAAAGAACTGGAAGCAGTGAAAATAAAACCATGGGAGAGAAGATCGTGTAGTGTGATTAAGTTGCAGAAATAAAAGTAATTCAAAAGTTTGCGATCATAACCAGGACAGAAGGAAAATAGTTGTATTTCAAATCAAAACCCTAGAAGCACCTGTTTGGAAAGAAGAATTTGTTCGAGTTCGAGAAGGGCTGCGGCCATTTTGGTGTTAGAATCCTTCTACTACAATCGACGATCCTCTGAAGAAGACTATGACAAATGTACATAAACAGTGATACATAAACAATATACAGAAGAAAGAAAGATGGATAATGCTCAAGAATCTCTTTCAATCTTCATTTTTAAAGAAGGGtagtttaggtttttttttatcttttatgggaataataatatataaatgataaggGCTGCTAATATGCAAAATCATATGGACAAATatggaggagagagaaaatatatatatcgaaCCTAAACCCAAACCCGGTAAAACAATGTTagtattcattttttattgtcGCTATACTAGAAAAGGGGATGAGGCTATACTTATTTGTAAGAATTCTAACAGAGTTTATGAACTGTCTAGAGAGGTAACTACTTGTTGTAGATAAGTTGGAGAGGCTCATTTCCCAATTGTTCATTTTTGTCCCGAAAAATTAAGTagaacatttatttatttttgtacttgtctataaaattgtgttatttaaagtaaaaattttATACATTATCCAAAAACTCAAATGGTGTAAAATGTTCgtctataaaatttaaaattatttataatgttacaATTCATTGACAACATTCATTATTTacggataaataaataaatgaaccaTGAAGCTCGCTAAACAGATAAATAGTTATACATATAAACATATCACAGATAAAATTCTGGAAAAAAGTCCCAAAGTGAACACTTTCGAAAGAAAACGTCTAGAAAATGTTCACTCTCGGGAACTTTCAAAAGAAAATGTCCTGAAAGTGTTCATTTTTAGGAAAAAAACGTCCAAAAATGTTCACTTTCGGAACTTACGGGAGAAAAATATCCCAAAAGTTTTCATTTTTGGGAGAAAACGTCCCAAAAATAGAAACTTTCGGGACAAAAACATctagaaaattttcattttttggagAAAATGTTCCGAAACTGAAAACTTTCAGGACGTTTTTCTTCAGTTACACTTATTTTTAGTTCAAAATGACCAATTTAGAATGACCTTTTCGGAGTGGGcatatgataaataaatgacaACATTCATTATTTacggataaataaataaatgaaccaTGAAGCTCGCTAAACAGATAAATAGTTATACATATAAACATATCACAGATAAAATTCTGGAAAAAAGTCCCAAAGTGAACACTTTCGAAAGAAAACGTCTAGAAAATGTTCACTCTCGGGAACTTTCAAAAGAAAATGTCCTGAAAGTGTTCATTTTTAGGAAAAAAACGTCCAAAAATGTTCACTTTCGGAACTTACGGGAGAAAAATATCCCAAAAGTTTTCATTTTTGGGAGAAAACGTCCCAAAAATAGAAACTTTCGGGACAAAAACATctagaaaattttcattttttggagAAAATGTTCCGAAACTGAAAACTTTCAGGACGTTTTTCTTCAGTTACACTTATTTTAGTTCAAAATGACCAATTTAGAATGACCTTTTCGGAGTGGGCATATgatattacattaattaaaacaaGATATAAATGGACGACATATGTGGACTAGCCTTGACCACATAATAATGAGTGAGATAAACATGATTTATGTTGAAATACACTTGTATTAGAAATGCATAACTTTGGAGTGTCATAACTTTGTGTACGTTTGACCGATTGTGACGTActgttttttaaattgtttatttttcgGTGATCTACGTTGTCCAAACACCGTTTGGGTGACGAAATCTTCAAATTAGACACGTTTTGATGgttaattttatgatttgttTGTAATTGAACATTTTACAATTAAggaatgttttataatttaacaacCCGTGAAGAGTTAATATTTTGTACGTAATCACTTTGTTTGTACACTATAAATAAACTTaagtaataaatatgtattctttAATCTATCTTCTTCAACATTCTCAACCAACTATATGAATTATTTCGTAAATTATAACTCAATAAAGCTTCACATTCATTTCGAGTGAACTATGATTCATAAACATTCTCCTCATATCTTATCATTATATAATGGTTGAAAATAAATGTTCAACCATGAAACTCGTTAAACAGATAAATGAGTTGTACTCTCTACTATCTCTTTTTGGAGAGGGTTAgttgttttcattttatatattctaaaaaaataaataaatgaaccaTGAATGAAGCTCGCTAAACAGATAAATAGTTATACATAAACATATAACACATaaaatttaggggaaaaaacATCCCAAAAGTGAATACTTTCGGAACTTTTCGGGAGAAAATGTCCCGAAAGTGTTCATTTTCAGGAGAAAAACGTCCAGAAAATGTTCACTTTCGGGAGAAAAATATCCCTAAGAGTTTTCATGTTTGGAAAAAAACGTCCCAAAAGTTTCGTTTCGGGAGAAAACGTTCCGAAAATGAAAACTTTCGAGAAAAGATGTTCCGAAATATTTCACTTTTGGGAGAAAACGTCCTGAAAATGAactttcaagaaaaaaaatgtccCAAAGATTTCATTTTCGGGAGAGAACGTCCCAAAAATGAAACTTTCGGGAATTTTGAGAAAAACGTCTAGAAAGTATGAACATTTTCGGGACATTTTAATCCCAAAAATGCACATTTTCACCAGCTCcaaccaaaaatatattaaaaagttaatcGCAAAACCCTAATCGAAAAACGATAAACCAAAAATGCACATTTTCACCAACTCCAACCAAAATCTATTAAAAAGTTAATAGCAAAACCCTACTTAGTATTTTACCTTCGAGTCTTTTCGACAGACTTGGTGGATTAAAAAATAAGCTTCTCTAAAATGAAGACAAAGAGACATAGGTTTATAAACgaagagaaaagaaaacaaagagCAGACGGAAGAGACTTGAAGACTTACCATTTCGAACTTTtaagttgaagaagaaggaagaagacaCCGAAGAAATAATCGGAATCACTgactgaagaagaaggaagaaagaagacgttGAATAAAAGGTTTCgccaaataaataatctaaaaggAATAAATCAATCGACGAAGACAAAAAGGGAGCTGAAGAGACGTCGAAGAAGAAACTTAAGAGAAGAGAGTGAAAGAATGgggtaaatataaaaaaatatataatatctttttttttaaatgatcgaCGTGGGGCGACGTGGCAGGCCACGTCGGATTCGTGGCCTTATTTTCATTGCCctatcatttttcataataataatccGAATGAAATTGTTTGAAATGACGTTAATTTGTTTTACCAAAGTTCATTCTATAATTGGGTATCACGAGTCATGACCCCATATAAAGATGATAATAAGTACTCGTATACCCGATACATGTTGGTACCCGATGGTCGAGTTCTGGTATTTTAAATTGGGGACGGAGAGAAGGTACCCGATCGGGTGAGAGAATGAGGAGTAAGGAtgacaatgggtacccgtataccCGATACTCTTGGGTACCCGATAGTCGGATTTAGGTCAGGTATGGGGAGAAAAGAAGGTACCCGATTAGATCAAagctgtcaaaatcgagagtttacgtaaaatcgttggttagttgtaaactcgtaaaatctagagtttacttaaaatcgtaagagtttaatttggaaaaataatagttatatatttattatttatatatataattaaatattttatacttatctaatttaaaaaattatatatttaaatataaaattaattaaaaaataataataattaaatagcactataaaataattatacttacaaaattaattataataattaatttatttgaataaataataactttattttttattttaaatattaatttgttttttaaaatgtaaaatcgtaaaatcgaaattatttataaactcgtaaaatcttattatagtaaatttaaaatcgtaagagtttacatatttaagagtttacttaaactCAGACTCGTTAATCTGATGTGAAATTGTAAAATCATAAGATTTTCAAgagttaactcgagattttaagAGTCTTGGATCAAATATGGAGTCGGAGATGGAGAGTGTGCGAAACCAAACCTGATACCCAActatgttaatattaatatatataaatttatttactttttgctAAGTATTAATGTAACATTTTACATTATCGtcattattttcttcataataattacataatttattcaCTCTTACTCAcacttcttttttattataaaaaacttatttctttttaatcacTCTCTTATTTTCATCTATTCATCTTCGACTATCAAAACTTATCTCTATCACTTCTTcgtcttttaatatttttcaacattttctttctattttcttcttcaattatagtaataataaagTTGTTATTTTATTCGACAACTTCACATTATTATATAGGTAAATAAtgcttctatttttttttatatttcgatattactacttcaaatttatttattgtttactTATTCTTCAATatgtttttgtaaatttattttagtaaaatatagAAAATCATAGATCACCgttgcataaaaaaaaaaactttttaaattatgaatacTTTTTAGTTAGACATAGTCAATCTaaatttataacatatataCTTTCGTAAGTGATTTTGGTTATTATACAAAatgttgattattttatttggaaatatCAATCCTTCACCAtaattaaaaaagtataaaaatttaCAAACATATAAGAAGAGTTGAATAGTCAgatcatttaaaaaacttaGTTAGTATCAAATCATAAATCTCAATAGATTGGTTGAAATTTTTGTGGTGTAATCTGTATtttgtcaatatcacc
This is a stretch of genomic DNA from Impatiens glandulifera chromosome 4, dImpGla2.1, whole genome shotgun sequence. It encodes these proteins:
- the LOC124935731 gene encoding uncharacterized protein LOC124935731; this encodes MAAALLELEQILLSKQVPLTGQESNILMNYKANCLKDLIIGGGAGGIVSWIATGMLNAVIRINVVAGVAAATGVWKFHKTVDSCVEDIISLNGSKIQQLMGNIILENHTNDPWLMQLINKHFYVEKVYDDSSSRQPKLRWRYRNFYISDDAQFSAAHDSSFDDPKAEEIADQPKKIFDNPIGFAFVNVLDCIYGLPGATIGEETVSGSAVKRESHSHHRRYHRRHRKRNYHEGSKTSHHDDDVHV